One candidate division KSB1 bacterium DNA segment encodes these proteins:
- a CDS encoding DUF420 domain-containing protein has translation MLSLSNKNFYLVNAVVTTFALSFLVWLIYFRQSGSEANLAASKLPALNAALNATSAIILLIGFWAIKNRREFLHKNLMISAFCVSTMFLISYIYYHSLQGDTKFLGEGLIRPVYFCILISHIVLSMVVFPMILSTIYFGITDNRKTHRKIAKFTFPIWLYVSVTGVIIFFLLRQYS, from the coding sequence ATGCTTTCACTCAGCAATAAAAATTTCTACCTGGTAAATGCCGTCGTCACTACTTTTGCACTTTCATTCTTAGTTTGGCTGATTTATTTCCGGCAGAGCGGCAGCGAGGCTAATCTGGCCGCGTCAAAATTACCCGCGCTCAATGCGGCTTTAAATGCCACCAGCGCAATTATTTTGCTGATTGGCTTTTGGGCGATTAAAAACAGGCGGGAGTTTCTGCATAAAAATCTCATGATTAGCGCTTTTTGCGTTTCCACCATGTTTCTGATCAGTTATATTTATTATCACAGCCTGCAGGGCGATACAAAATTCTTGGGGGAAGGTTTGATTCGCCCGGTTTACTTTTGTATTCTCATTTCCCACATCGTTTTGTCGATGGTCGTCTTTCCTATGATTCTTTCGACTATTTATTTTGGCATCACCGACAACAGAAAAACCCATCGAAAAATCGCCAAATTTACTTTCCCCATTTGGTTGTATGTTTCAGTTACCGGAGTGATTATCTTCTTTTTACTCAGACAGTATTCTTAA
- a CDS encoding M20/M25/M40 family metallo-hydrolase, which translates to MQRILPISLFIFPLFLFDSLDAQNNDPSAAKPYLRVAKQIIETALSDGQAYEMLEELTLDIGPRLSGSPEAAAAVAWGRQTMLKLGFDNVHLQEVMVPHWVRGSVETARVINSQTIGTEELTVCALGGSVGTPELGIVAEVVEVQSLEEVQSLGKAVRGKIIFYNRPMNPRLVNTFAAYGGAVNQRSRGAIEAAKAGAVAVLVRSMTTRLDKVPHTGAMRYAENVAKIPAAAISTVDADFLSKLIKQDGKVEVNLRLSCRTFPDVPSANVVGEIRGSEIPEEVIVLGGHLDSWDKGHGAHDDGAGCVQSIEALRLIKSLNLKPKRTLRAVLFMNEENGARGGKAYAEHVEKHGPKHIAAIESDSGGFTPGGFSVKADSGIVESFSDWEYLFQPMAADKIISGFGGVDINPLAEKFGIPTIGLLVESHRYFDYHHSDNDTFDKVNERELELGAAAMAILAYVMAMEGVPD; encoded by the coding sequence ATGCAACGAATTCTTCCAATTTCATTGTTTATTTTCCCTTTGTTCTTGTTTGATTCGCTTGATGCTCAGAATAATGACCCATCTGCTGCAAAACCCTATCTAAGAGTAGCTAAACAAATTATCGAAACTGCACTTTCTGATGGTCAAGCGTATGAAATGCTGGAAGAATTAACCCTTGATATCGGGCCGAGACTCAGCGGTTCACCCGAAGCGGCCGCGGCGGTTGCCTGGGGCCGCCAAACCATGCTAAAATTAGGATTTGATAATGTTCATCTTCAGGAGGTTATGGTGCCGCACTGGGTGCGTGGATCGGTTGAAACCGCCCGAGTGATTAATTCCCAAACAATTGGCACCGAGGAGCTGACAGTTTGCGCTCTTGGCGGCAGCGTTGGTACACCGGAACTTGGAATTGTTGCAGAAGTAGTCGAGGTGCAAAGTTTAGAGGAAGTGCAATCTCTTGGAAAAGCGGTCAGGGGCAAGATTATATTTTACAATCGTCCCATGAATCCGAGGTTGGTGAATACATTTGCGGCATACGGAGGCGCAGTTAATCAACGCTCACGAGGCGCTATCGAAGCGGCAAAGGCCGGCGCGGTCGCTGTTTTGGTGCGCTCCATGACCACGCGGCTTGACAAGGTGCCGCATACCGGCGCGATGCGGTATGCGGAAAATGTCGCCAAAATTCCCGCCGCAGCGATCAGCACAGTTGACGCAGATTTTTTAAGTAAGTTGATTAAACAAGATGGTAAAGTTGAGGTCAATTTGAGACTAAGCTGTCGAACTTTTCCGGATGTACCGTCTGCGAATGTCGTCGGCGAAATCAGGGGCTCTGAAATTCCTGAAGAAGTCATTGTACTCGGCGGCCATTTGGACAGTTGGGATAAAGGGCATGGCGCTCATGATGATGGCGCCGGCTGCGTACAGTCAATCGAAGCGCTGCGTTTGATTAAATCATTAAATCTTAAGCCAAAACGAACCCTTCGTGCCGTATTATTTATGAATGAGGAGAACGGCGCTCGCGGTGGCAAAGCTTATGCAGAACATGTAGAAAAACATGGGCCCAAACATATCGCCGCTATCGAAAGCGATAGCGGCGGATTTACGCCCGGAGGTTTTTCTGTGAAGGCAGACAGCGGTATAGTCGAGAGTTTTTCTGACTGGGAGTATCTCTTTCAACCCATGGCCGCGGATAAAATCATCTCGGGTTTCGGTGGCGTTGACATTAATCCACTTGCTGAAAAGTTTGGCATCCCAACCATCGGACTTCTGGTTGAGTCGCATCGCTATTTTGATTACCATCATTCGGATAATGATACATTTGATAAAGTAAATGAACGCGAGCTTGAATTAGGCGCTGCCGCCATGGCGATTCTGGCTTA